From the Pseudorasbora parva isolate DD20220531a chromosome 2, ASM2467924v1, whole genome shotgun sequence genome, the window TTTTTGAACACATTACACCTGGAAGTGGTCGAAATTTGATAAGCTCGAAATGATTTAGACCcagtttacacctgtatttttGCACTGTGGTGACCTGATCAACCAAAACGTCCCTCTATTCCGCACCCACCCACTCCCACATAAAATACAAATGACGCTGATTGGCGGCGGTTTCATTAGCTTACATCTCTCCTCCAAAATCCAAGCAGGAAGGCTGAATGTTCTCTCTAAAGGTGCATTCGTGGCATGGATGCAAAGAACATATCTTGCGAGGTTGCTCGGGGCAAGGAACTGGGAACCGTCTGAATTACCTACCTGATTACCTAAATTAACTAACTACACCAAAGTTACCAACCGTTACCATCTTTCATTGGGAAATGTAATCTCAAGCTGCAAGAAATCATAATGCGGACCTCTACTTGTAGCTAATCAGCAGAAGGGGTGTGTCCATTCATTAAAGAGAAAGAGTGGGAAAAGAGTTACAAAAGAGAGACGCTGAGAGGAAACAAAAGGGTTTCGATTAGGCAAGAGCTTTAGGACCCACGTTAATATTAGAAAAGTTTTCCAGCATTGGAGAGGCTGAAGCGGGAAGGGCTGAAACGGAGGCAGAGGATGTGTGTTTCTGCTCCATATGTGAGTAGCACTGGTTTTGCTGTTTAACAGAACCAAGATATGCTCTTGTTGATACGTTAGCTCTATTATCAGGACAGTTTTGAGTGTCATCATTTGCCTGGAGCCAACTCCTACAACCAAATCTTGCTTTTATTTACTCCAGTTTGCTGTATGTTCAGATTTTGCTCTTCCTTGTCGTTCGTTTCTCCTCATTGCTTCTTTTAGCAAAGCATTATTTTGCTTTGCTTCATCTATGATAAATAGACATCCACATCTGTGTATGTGCATTTTAGGGGCAGAGCAATGAAGTGTTTGTTTGGGTTGATTTCAAATGTCAACACTGTTTCCATAAATCGATAATAGAtggcttactgcacctttaagggcAACATAACATTCAATGAGGAATAATAATAGGACAGGATTTAATTTTATCCATCAGGAATATGATTGGATGATGTAAGGAGGTAATAATTAAGCCAAACCTGAAACAACACCAGCAACCCACTTTTGAGGAGGATTCCTTAGCACACCATCTCTCAATTTTAAAACGTTGTTTTCAAATCTATCGTTATTTCCAATTATTGCCATAATTATTTTACCATTAATCAGCATAGAATTACTGCACTGCCTACAAAAGTAGTCTAAAACAATGTAATTTGGCTAAGTTTATTTTTCCATGCCCGTGCAGCCTAGAGACTGAGCAAGTTTAAATTTTGATGAAAGACTGCAGACAACATTTTTGCTTTTACAACAACGTGCACTGATGAATCATCCAGTATAATACTCTTTTTAGGAGAGTGAATTAGATCGGTGTTGATTTTATGTTGATTTGTAAACAAATTACctatatctttaaaaacagtagCTCACAGTAGCTGATGCATGAATGCATTTTTGTCCTAAAAGACTATGATCTCATAAGCATTAAGGCCAATGCCATGTCGTCTAAGAACTCATTGTTAGTTCTCAACCCAACATTTAGCTGCAGAATGAAGAGCAACAGGAAAAATCACGAACAAAGAGACAGAAAGGCCATAATCAGACAGATAGGAATACATGCATCAAGATGAAGCAAGAGAAATAATCTCCTGTGAAGTGTCGGATATTCTTGATTGAAGGTGAAATTAACCCATAGCTTGCTCTTCATTTCACTAATACTTCTTCACAGACACTTTTGGCCATGCACCATTCAGAGTCTTGGGTCATTTTAAAATCGCAACATAGAGTTCTGCTTTGTAAAATTGTTTGGGATACTGACTGATGAACGTTCCGACAGAGAGAACTCGAAAATATCTATAAATATTCCAAAATATATCAATTACTTTGACAAAAATTAAAGCATTTTCTAACATCAATTTTACATGCTAAATCTTTTAGATCTTTAGCTGAAGATTTGATtgagaaatcttttttttcttctttttttaatgcctCATACATATTATCTATGGAAacttgtttccgccacagaataaaaaaaaaggtatttgcCATCTTCTCAGAACTGAGTTTATACCTCGTCGTTCTGCCTTTATACcacacaattgtgagttataaagacAGAACTGTGAGATAAAAACTTGcaattcctttttttttcttctcagaattggactttataactgattaaaaagtcagaattgtgacataAGCCACGGAATCAAGCTTCCATACTTATCATCTAAAGGCACttcaataaaagaaaataattcaCGAAAGGCAGACAATAGTAGGGGAATAATagtcaaaattaaaattagcagGAATAATTGTGGCCTGTTTAAGGATGGGACCTCAGGTCTGTGCTGTCCCAAAGCATCTCCCCAGCATTTAATATTCCATGTAGAAATGGTTCATGTGGCTCGTCTGAGTTACATTCCAGTACCACCGTGTACGGCACTATATGTGAAAGTGTCTCCTGGTTCAGCTagcggtaaaaaaaaaactttgagaTTATGTGCTTAAACTTTCTACTCCACATACAGAGATGCAAATACACGCTAACATTCGTCCCTAAACATGCCTATCCCTACAAGCTCAACGGAGTGTTGCAAGCccatgtttaaagggttaagaCCAACAGTGTTGGTGCGTTTCAAAGTCAAAGTTTTGTCATTTCACCCATGTATCCTatttcttccttttttgcaGTGGCCTCTGTGTTCTCCGTCTGGACAGGAGAGGTTAAAGTTGGTTTTGCTGGTTTACCGAAAACCGCTGGACTTGCGCTCAAGTTGGTTTCTGGTATGCAAGTCAGGCCAACAGCAGATGCAGATCTTTGGGCCTTGGATGTAACATTGCTTCCAGCAACCTTTTCAGTAAAGTCTCTACCAGTGTATGCCTGTACAGTAAGCCCTGAACTCACAGAGAAAGATGCACCTACTTTACTGGCATTGGTTGCCATTATCATATTGGCGATTTCATCGGTGGGCGAGCGCCCGATGCTGCCGTCCACCTGCGCTCGAATTTCTGGAGAGACCGAGAGTTGGTATTGAGGTACAGGTCCGCTGTCTGCACTCTTCGGGTAAAGGTAGGTCTTCATTTGACCCTTGCCCTTCACATTGACAGTCCCGCGGTAGTCAAACTCGTAGTCCATTCCGCTGAGCACGCAGTAGCTCTCCTCACTAACCTGAACGCGGCACTCCACACCAGTCGTGTCCATCCGGCTGGCGATGTTCACCGTGTCTCCCCAGATGTCGTAAAGGAGCTTGGTGGTACCGATGACTCCGGCAGTGAGGGGTCCGTGGTTGAACCCAATCCGTAACTTGAATTTAAAGCCCAGCATGTTTTTATTGAAGTCGTCCACCACTCGCATCATTTCCAGGCAAAATTCGAAGAGTGCTCGCAGGTGGGCGTGCGGATGGGCCTGGTCGCTACACTGTTGCGTATTGAGCCCAGACGCCGCCATGTAGGTTGCGCCGATCGTCTTGATCTTCTCTATGTTGGAAAAGTCAGACTTGCGCAAGAGTTCGTCGAAGTCCCCGATGAGTTCGTTCAGGACGCGGTAGCACTCTTTCCCTCCTTCGTAGCTCTCCTCATAGAATTCGCTGAAGTTGACGATGCTGGCGAAGATGACACCCACATTGTCGTGGTTCTTGGAGTAACTTTGGGTCACCTTCAGCTGCTCGGCCACGTGGATGGGGATGATGTTGCGCAGGAGCCAGTCCGCCTGGtcccgcatgttttgaatcttgATGCGGTGCTGGTCTGCTTCCACGTTTCCGTGAAAGTGTAGACGGTAGCTCACCTCGAACTCGCGGTTCAGGAACCAAACAAGAAGCAGCAACAAGAAAAAGGCAACCAAAGCCTCTGGGCCGAGTAGATCCTGCGGTCGGGCTGAATCTTCTGGAGAGGACTGGATGTCATTAATGCTGCTGTTGAAGTCACTGGATCTGGTCAAGTAAATATAGACAAAGACAAAATTGAAAAGTGGATTAAGGACTTTTGAGGGGTATGCTAGCATAAAATCAAGCCTCTAAATGTGAAACAAAGAGTAGTGTCCAAAGTCTTAAACTTACCTCAAAAATAAATGCTCCCATGTGCTAAAAGAAAAATTTATAGAAAAAAGTTAGCTTTGAATTAGTATTAGAATATTACGACTAAGCTAAAAAAGTCCAATCAAAAGCACCATAAATCATAAACCTTTATgaatgaatatttttatttagaaaggatgcattaaattaatccaAAGTGAcagtaatgttacaaaagatttctaattcaaattgatgatttaaattaaattaaatcctGGGTTGTCTTGCTTCATGTTTCATAAATTGACATTTCACACTATACATTCCTAAACCCTGGGTTAAAATccatatttgcatatttgcaGTGCCTGTACCATTACGTTTTTTTTCTGGATTGGCTTTTCGGATTGTAAAGGAATCATCGTTTTCCTATCAAACACTAAATGACTGTTTATACACCGTTTTTATCATCCTTTGGaggagacgttaaaccgaggtcctgtcTCTCTGTGGTCATTCAAAATGAATACCAACCAAAAAGAGTAGGGGTTtaaccctggcatcctggccaaatttatacattggcctctgtccatcatggcctcctaatcatccaaatatactgattggcttcatcacttcGTCTCCTCTCCACTAATCAGCTGGTGTAGTGAGCGTTCTGCCAGAATATGGCTTCCGTCGGATcgtccaggtggatgctgcacattggtggtggttgaggagattccccccttctaaatgtaaagcgctttgagtgcctagaaatgTACCCAAAGGCTTTCTgcagctcaaacagtagagcgtggcgctagcaacggcaaggtcatgggttcgattcccagggaaagcaagaactgacaaaaatttaaaatgtgtacttTGAATGcattgtaagtcgctttggataaaagcgtctgccaaatgcgtaaatgtaaatgtaaatgtaaatgtaccccTGGTAAAAAGCATGCTAATCGTGCTTCTAAATTACAAGTGTGATACGTTCCTTTACCCAGGGTTAAAAGAAGTGTTTAGAAAGATTAAAACCCAGGATTTAGCGCAGTGTGAAAAGCAGTGCCTTTTttatcatgttttttattttattttaaaactgtGCTCAactcaacattgataataatcagaaatttcttgagcaccaaatcagcatgttaggatgatttctgaaggatgatgtgagactgaagactgcagtaataatgctgaaaattcagcattgTCATTACAGAAAGAAATTTACACAAACATGTATTTAAATTGAACAGTTATTTGAAATAGTGATAACATTCCCCAGTTTTAATGTTTTAccatatcaaataaatgcagccttggtgagcgaAAGaaacagaccccaaacttttgaatgatagtATACATAACAAAATAGTATACAAAAATGTCTTCTTAagatttaaatgtattgttttccagttaaaataagtaaacattttgtctaACTGCACCGGTACATATTTTTTCccacatatttttttgtttaaaaaagggTAACAGACAAATCTGCCAGTGTAGCACTACAAAATGCATTCTTATTCCCCCATTAaaacagattattattattattatttttttgcagcATGCAAAAGTTGAGTGTATAATTATGTGTATTTGTGATTGTTTGAACCTGCAAGGAGGGCTCCAGAGCACACTGAGAAAGGTGAGTCCCGCTAGCGTCGCCAGGCTTGAGCGCATCCAGAAACTCAGCTGACAGAAATTGCAGTACTGGATGATGGCAATTATGACAGCACAGCAGGTGAACATGGTGAACTGGGGAAAAGAATTAAGACATGAATTAAACATGCTCATGCTTGCAGCAGAGTATGTGCAGGATTGCAGTTTACAGAAATATGCACTTTCCTGACTGAGAACAGCATAAATGTGCTTCAATTACTGCATCTATGCTACCCAGTGGATTGGACACCTGACACATCTATAAAATGTTACATAATAGATGTACTTCACATACTAAGTGTACACTTAAAAGCCTTTATCCCAGCATGCACATTTATTGTACTAGCAAGATGCTATTCTGTGTGTTTTGCTACTCCTAAAAGTAGTTAGGGGCtattaaaacaaaaagtttttccattccaATGATTTTCAATGTAAACACGTGCTAAGAGGGCGTACATGACCGATGCGTTTGTACCTTGCGTTATTGGCAGCATCTCGCGCATGACACAGCATTAAAAAAACGTGGCGCCCAAGTCAAAATAAGTTTAACTATTAAAAAATGCGTCTCTAGACCTTGTGCTTTTTTCATTCTACTGACAACTGACACATTCTGCATGAACTGTAAAGTGGTATcttgagtttttttgttttaccaaGTAATACATAATTTACAAATCCTTTTAGAGAATCTATGAAGAACACATACACAATAAGGTCCAATAAACTTTCCAAGCAGGTGATGAAGACCCTCATTTATAACACGTGATCCTAAACTGGATTTATAAACGTTAAGATAAACgatcataaaaatatatatatatacagagcaTTCAGAACATATTTTTTCACATTAATCTATATTCAGTTCCCTATAATGacaaaatgaaaacaatttTAGAAATGTctttaaatttattaaaaaggaaaaactgaaatattacatttacataagtattcagacccttaaCTCAGTACTTAGTTGATTCACCTTTGGCAgcaattacagcctcaagtctttttggGTATGACGCAAAAAGCTTTGCCCACCAGATTGGGGAATTTTCAGCTATTTTTCTTTGTAAATCCTCTCAAGCTCGGTCAGGTTGGATGAGGACTGTCAGTGGacatttttgacattttcaggtctctctaGAGATTTTTGATAGGGTTCAAGTCAAGGCCTGGAGTTGTCCCTTGGCCACTCCTGTGTTGTCTTAGTACTGTGCTTAGGGTAATTGGCAAAAAACACAGCGctaacacccccacagcatgatccTTGCACCACCATGCTTgagacacccctcgctgcagcctgcagcacgatgacgttgctggatcagatccaatacgtCCTTGATGGTGGATCATTATGGCGACGTCATACCGATCTCTGGGTTAACTTATAATGCATATGCGCTGGTCTTAAGTGACATGATCAATATTATAGATGATGTTCTAACCTGTGTAGTTGTATtactgataaatagtattaagtaattatagatgaataaatcatcttttcataaatgtgattcttaaattatcctagttttgctgtacatgcatgcaaaacagttacaattttaatatattctggTCATATttgctgttgagtggaaggaaaaatgaTTCAAGTAATTGTATCTGTAATGTTAATCCTCAAGatacaatgcaacacgatctgtaaagaacttaaaataccagtagcctacacattcaagggaaaaCTTCAGAGcagcaaaaatgttttgtagccttccccagatctgtgccttgcaaCAATCCTGTCTCAGGGCTCTGCAGGCAGTTTCTTTGACCTCATGGCTTGGTTTTTGCTCTGATATTCACTGAGGTCAGCTGTGAGGACTTTTATAGagaggtgtgtgcctttccaaatcatgccCAATCAATTTGTGTAGAAATAGAAAGGTCagaagaacaacatttatttgagatagaaatcttttgtaacattaataATGAATACCTTTTGATCTATTGGATgtgtccttgctaaataaaagtattacctTCTTTCAAAATAAAACTTACTAACCCTAACTTTTGAACATGTGCAAAACGTGTGTTTGATTCAATTCATTGGTATGATAATATTTATAtactaatataatatttatttatattgtattatttgttATATTGTCATTCTCCATAAAAGAATGACACGGGCAAGAAACGGATGGAGTAAAATTTGCTGCAATCCGTAACAGCACTAGGACTGGGTTTCAAAAATTCTAGTATAAATGAGTGCAGTGCTTTGGTAGATATGAGAGCACCATGGTATCATTGTACTGCTTGTTTGTGTAGGGAAATATTAAACATGATAaacaaattttatttattttaaataaatataaatgtatattataaatacatttgacaTAACAAAAACCCCTCCACAATGTGTTTGCTCTTGTGTTTACCTGTATGGAGTCATGCATATTGCAGGTGATATGAGAGAACACAGCCACGGCAGGTAAAGACACCAGCACCGCCCCGATCATGTGACGAGGAACCCAGCCGGAAATGGCCCAGAGGAGTGTCATGGTGCAGTTCAGGACACTGTCCAAGTAAAAGGCTCGTCTGTGAAGTAGACAATGAGATATCAGGACACATTTCATCAGGACTGTGCAGCAACAGTATATGCTCTTCAAATACACTGTGTATTGTATATTATGCTGCTATTGCCCAGCTCCAGTTTTAAGACTGGACTGAAGTATCGTGAACaacaaaagggaaaaacatcccaATGTCATAGTGGAGTATGAGAAAAGCTCCCAAAAGTTAAACCAGCCATTTTCTTAGTAGTGGACTTAAGTCAGAATCAATGAATAAAattacagccatctttgatcaaATTTACTTGGGGTGCCATtaattctgaccacaactgaatattataaatcaaattattaataataaagtttaaaaattacaaatattaccAAAAACTATACTAGTATACTCTCAACGTCAACGATACTAAAGTCACACTGATGTGAACAAAAACACGGTATAGTGTCCATCATAGACAGTGAAACACTGAAAACATCAAAAATCTTGTAAAGCAAAAATGTATTGGCTGTAAAAAGCACATAATTGATATTGACATTTTTATCACACAGAAAAATCAAATCTCGCCACAATTTCCAGGCAGTAAACCAATTATCTGCATTTAATCTCATTGCAAAGAGGAGAGATATATTTAAAACCACTGCCATTTATTTGACTGCCATTAAggtgacttttttattttttattcttagcgaaaaattattaaaaaaaacatggctTTGTTCACAGACAAGCCTTTTACTTGGACAGTCTGGAACAGATCCAGCCGTATGCTGGTTAAAACAGAGGCTGAAAGTGTTATTCATCAACAATATTTAAccattatttatcattttataaaaTTTCATCTCAGTCCCATTTTGTTACAGCAGCAATATTTCTAGAATTAGTTTGAAAAGGCTTGAAATTGATGTTGAAAAATACTCTGACAATAGTGTAATCTGACCTGACGGTTCATAGACATTGGAGGCATTTCTgaaatgcattaaaaagatGAATCAATTGGATCTGTTAGATACTTAGAGCAAGTAAAACATTCTTTTCAAAACTTTTGGCCTCATTTACACAGAAAAGTTTAAAAgacagttcatccaaaaattacatttctattatcatttattcaccctcatatCATTCCAAAGCTGTACAATGTATATATAGTAGCGAACTAGTTATACCTTTTTTGGTGTTTAATAGCAGACAAACCTATCGTCAATGTCAAATACACTGGCGTTCAAAAgtagtcaattttttttataatgtttttagaaaaagtctcttatgctcaccaaagctgctgcatttattaaaaatacaagaaaaacagtaatattgtgaaatattattaaaacatttgaaataactgttttctatttgaatatacagaatataatgtattcctgtgatcaaagctgtattttcagcatcattactccagtcatcagtgtcacatgatcttttagAAATCATATAATCTTttgtaactatatatatatatatatatagttacaaaagattatatttaaaatgaatgctgtACTTTTGactgttttcaatattgataataatcagaaatgtttcttaagcatcaAAGGATCtggtgacactgaagactggaggaatgatgctgaaaattctgctttgatcacaggaaaaaaattatatttgaaaatatattcaaataaaaaaactttttttgtattcttaatgaaataaatgcaaagttcgttagcataagagacttctaaacacattaaaaatggtagtatattattttatgtttcataaagaaacttaaaaattccatgggtttggaatgacatgaaggtgACTTCGCACTTACCGTATAGCAAGCACTAGGGCCAAACATTCAAGCACAGCTGCAACTGCGGCCACTATAATGGCAGGTGTGGGCAGGGGCTGCTGGGTAACCAGTGGTCGTAGGAAGCAGGCCAAAGAGAGAGCCAGGAAAACACAACAGCACAGGAGCATGTCTAGGAAGGAGCTGAAAGTTGGACTGGCAAACGTCTGGACGGGAGCATGTGTCTTAACCTGACAAACAACAGAGAGAAATAAACAGAACAATCGATCAAATCAAGCGAGACCTTTGATTTGAAGGATACTACCTAATATAAGATCTTTACGTGAATTTTAAAAGACAGACCACCAGATGGCAGTACAGACAGCACAACaaataagacatttttttgcACTTAGCACAACTCACAGACACAgtctgagtaaaaaaaaaaaacactgaaacatTAGAAACATAGCGTGACATagtgagaaatgaaaaataCCAGATAAATGAAAGGAACGCCTTACCTCGTCCTGGTAGCTGGTCCTGTAAGCCGACTCCAGGGATTTGTCTATGAAAGTGTGGCTCAACTTGTTAATGGGCGGTTTGAAGAAGTAATCTTTCATCAGACTGCAAGGCCGAAGCACAGAAAACTACATTAGATTGTGGAGGGAATCACATCTATTTTCTTACATGCATGCAGAAAGTTTGCATAGAAATGAGGCATGTTTGTGGTcagagaaaagagaaaaatgcACATGGTGCGGAGCTATATCAGcgcataaatatatatatttcacttGAAAATATTCACTGACAAAAAAGGAAAATGGCTTGTTTTTACCCTTCTATTATGTTGCAGGTCAAGTTgatccttttttgttttttgagtcTGAAGTTATGTTTAACTTTTGTTTTTCTTGCAATTTTGTGACCCTATTCTCATTTAGGGACATGCCTAAAAATTCTGAGTGCATCTGAGTACAGCATTCTATTCAGGTCAATCTGACCTGCATATCTTGATTAAAGGCAGCTATACACAAAACCAAAATAATTGATGTATTTTGTTATGGTATTTGCATGTATGCATTTACCAGAAACTTACGCTGCATTGAACATGTACTTTTTTCATTTATTGCGTGTTAATTTTTCTGCGTTTTAGTGCTGCAAGCCTCACACTGTTCAGGAAAGTAAACAGAACAAGTGATTTTTTCCACACTTCCACTTAAAAATAACACAATACTGTTTATAATATTCACAGATTatgaatttatgaaaaaaatctaatgttaATCATATTctcatgtttattttttgtaatgcaTGAGAATCAATTTCATTTTGACCACTTAAATGAAAGTGTTCctgttatgctattttaaaggttgtgattggtcaactctgctctgattggtccactctgtctgattggtcagatggctcagtctgttgtgattggtctgctctgctctgattggtctcaTGTCTGAAACCAAACGTCTATTAGCGAATCTGAAGCCCAGGCCTGGCACAGTGGAGGAAGCAAAACTGGAATTACTGACGACTCATTTCAGCCAGTTTCAGAGTTGGTTCTTTCTTTATAGACAGTAACAATATTTATCTGCACTTTGATCTGTGAAAATTTGTAGACATTTTACAGTCACAAACAGCTACTATAATATTGGAAAAAGCATAATACAATATACATTAAGAGAGCTATATCAGGGTTTATAGCACCAAGATAAACTGGATTATAATGGTTGCCAAGTATTTTTGCACTAAAATACTATATGTAACTGTTTTGTACATTGTTAACGTTTATAGAGGAAGACAAGAAAAATGGACTGTCCGGGACCGGAGGACACACATAATACATCACAGCACACTACATCAAAGTGCATCAAGTGTCCCTCTGGGAACAGCATGACCTCCGCTGGCGGGTGTTAAACAATAACGTTCCATCTTGTCTGACATTTTTGTCCCAGCGGGCCCCGTCCTCACTGCTGTCGTTCCCTACCTGTCCTCCTTTATCACATCCACAAAGTGAGCGTCACTCCTCTCACGGAAGTTTTTGGAGCGCAGTGGGATGAGGGCGGAGTGGTCCATCGTTCCCATGCTGCTGATGCCTCCTCCTCCAGGCCACTTCTTCTCTTTCTCCTGCAGCATCTCACACAGAGACGTCTGGCTGTGGGTCAGGGGCTGCTCCAGATGAGGGCTTAACAGGCCATTAAGGGCCTTGGGACTCCTGTCTGGCGGTCCCTGAAGAAGATTCAGATGATACAAACAATGAAAGAATCGCAGCACAATGTTGTTAAAAAGAACCTTACCTAtcaaagtcttgattttgtttttgggttCTACAAGAATAGGTTTTCAAACAACATGTTATTCTCCTTATAttttccattgttgcagctcctctcttcTCAATCTGCCAGTAATACTCTGTTGTAGTTCCGGTCTCTATAAAATCCCTCCCTCTGAAAAGCTcaatctgctctgattggtcagctaaaTCAGGGTGTTGTGACTGGTCAGCCGCTTTGAGTGTGTTTAGGAAAtatcaacacactactaactcacCTCAACCCTTTATTTTGCGAATGACTTGGGaaggaattatttaaatgatgaATATTGTGACAAGTTTGGTCCCGGAAGAAAACTCCTGACTGCACCATTGCAGTCAGGAGTTTTCTTCCGGGACCAAACTTGTTTCAAAGAGTTTCAAAAGAGTTTCAAAGAGTTCAAAAATGGAGGCATCTCTGTGTCCAGATGTTTTCCTTTTATCTATTGATTGatctatttt encodes:
- the LOC137045789 gene encoding adenylate cyclase type 9 isoform X2; translation: MASPQHQHLLFQNSEVSCDSSGDGAVSVRISSTKPHKQQRGSLGASAMCSIIGGSKHCKYSISSSCSSGESAIRKTVIKGLRTQRKMPQLFERSAGHFWNPKFDSNILEEACRERCFPQTQRRFRCVLFYMAAASLLWGLYFIANANRCEQTAFLLPTASFLLLCSVLFVFTFTRFYTHCYNQASLLLIVVTFALTLAPQIQTSGFSDFNVPPLKDEDDAGDFSGAEDKNLTYEVTRSGGPVAPCLSPVGTFSLGMEVLSLLYSFLHVRLYASLLLGLLYSVLFETLGWMHLIQANGWSNSTEEHLETLYWLIPGRAILHVCAHIIGIHLFIMSEVRSRSTFLKVGQAIMHGKDLEVEKALKERMIHSVMPRRVADELMKQGDDDNDNSVKRYSTGAAIAGASSPKSTKRKKTSIPRGHIIFRPFNMKRMEPVSILFADIVGFTKMSANKSAHALVGLLNDLFGRFDHLCELTCCEKISTLGDCYYCVAGCPEPREDHAYCCVEMGLGMIQAIEQFCQEKKEMVNMRVGVHTGTVLCGILGMKRFKFDVWSNDVNLANLMEQLGVAGKVHLSEATDKFLDDRYLREDGRVTERIGPSVVADQLKGLKTYLISGRKVKHTQWSCPPSALVASELRKSLTATSFSPDITSSACALTPGPDRDKSACPSCSVLASEDGSLHNNSCTDPEHKTIKSKGPPDRSPKALNGLLSPHLEQPLTHSQTSLCEMLQEKEKKWPGGGGISSMGTMDHSALIPLRSKNFRERSDAHFVDVIKEDSLMKDYFFKPPINKLSHTFIDKSLESAYRTSYQDEVKTHAPVQTFASPTFSSFLDMLLCCCVFLALSLACFLRPLVTQQPLPTPAIIVAAVAAVLECLALVLAIRRAFYLDSVLNCTMTLLWAISGWVPRHMIGAVLVSLPAVAVFSHITCNMHDSIQFTMFTCCAVIIAIIQYCNFCQLSFWMRSSLATLAGLTFLSVLWSPPCSTWEHLFLRSSDFNSSINDIQSSPEDSARPQDLLGPEALVAFFLLLLLVWFLNREFEVSYRLHFHGNVEADQHRIKIQNMRDQADWLLRNIIPIHVAEQLKVTQSYSKNHDNVGVIFASIVNFSEFYEESYEGGKECYRVLNELIGDFDELLRKSDFSNIEKIKTIGATYMAASGLNTQQCSDQAHPHAHLRALFEFCLEMMRVVDDFNKNMLGFKFKLRIGFNHGPLTAGVIGTTKLLYDIWGDTVNIASRMDTTGVECRVQVSEESYCVLSGMDYEFDYRGTVNVKGKGQMKTYLYPKSADSGPVPQYQLSVSPEIRAQVDGSIGRSPTDEIANMIMATNASKVGASFSVSSGLTVQAYTGRDFTEKVAGSNVTSKAQRSASAVGLTCIPETNLSASPAVFGKPAKPTLTSPVQTENTEATAKKEEIGYMGEMTKL
- the LOC137045789 gene encoding adenylate cyclase type 9 isoform X1, coding for MASPQHQHLLFQNSEVSCDSSGDGAVSVRISSTKPHKQQRGSLGASAMCSIIGGSKHCKYSISSSCSSGESAIRKTVIKGLRTQRKMPQLFERSAGHFWNPKFDSNILEEACRERCFPQTQRRFRCVLFYMAAASLLWGLYFIANANRCEQTAFLLPTASFLLLCSVLFVFTFTRFYTHCYNQASLLLIVVTFALTLAPQIQTSGFSDFNVPPLKDEDDAGDFSGAEDKNLTYEVTRSGGPVAPCLSPVGTFSLGMEVLSLLYSFLHVRLYASLLLGLLYSVLFETLGWMHLIQANGWSNSTEEHLETLYWLIPGRAILHVCAHIIGIHLFIMSEVRSRSTFLKVGQAIMHGKDLEVEKALKERMIHSVMPRRVADELMKQGDDDNDNSVKRYSTGAAIAGASSPKSTKRKKTSIPRGHIIFRPFNMKRMEPVSILFADIVGFTKMSANKSAHALVGLLNDLFGRFDHLCELTCCEKISTLGDCYYCVAGCPEPREDHAYCCVEMGLGMIQAIEQFCQEKKEMVNMRVGVHTGTVLCGILGMKRFKFDVWSNDVNLANLMEQLGVAGKVHLSEATDKFLDDRYLREDGRVTERIGPSVVADQLKGLKTYLISGRKVKHTQWSCPPSALVASELRKSLTATSFSPDITSSACALTPGPDRDKVSVTQSACPSCSVLASEDGSLHNNSCTDPEHKTIKSKGPPDRSPKALNGLLSPHLEQPLTHSQTSLCEMLQEKEKKWPGGGGISSMGTMDHSALIPLRSKNFRERSDAHFVDVIKEDSLMKDYFFKPPINKLSHTFIDKSLESAYRTSYQDEVKTHAPVQTFASPTFSSFLDMLLCCCVFLALSLACFLRPLVTQQPLPTPAIIVAAVAAVLECLALVLAIRRAFYLDSVLNCTMTLLWAISGWVPRHMIGAVLVSLPAVAVFSHITCNMHDSIQFTMFTCCAVIIAIIQYCNFCQLSFWMRSSLATLAGLTFLSVLWSPPCSTWEHLFLRSSDFNSSINDIQSSPEDSARPQDLLGPEALVAFFLLLLLVWFLNREFEVSYRLHFHGNVEADQHRIKIQNMRDQADWLLRNIIPIHVAEQLKVTQSYSKNHDNVGVIFASIVNFSEFYEESYEGGKECYRVLNELIGDFDELLRKSDFSNIEKIKTIGATYMAASGLNTQQCSDQAHPHAHLRALFEFCLEMMRVVDDFNKNMLGFKFKLRIGFNHGPLTAGVIGTTKLLYDIWGDTVNIASRMDTTGVECRVQVSEESYCVLSGMDYEFDYRGTVNVKGKGQMKTYLYPKSADSGPVPQYQLSVSPEIRAQVDGSIGRSPTDEIANMIMATNASKVGASFSVSSGLTVQAYTGRDFTEKVAGSNVTSKAQRSASAVGLTCIPETNLSASPAVFGKPAKPTLTSPVQTENTEATAKKEEIGYMGEMTKL